From a single Paraburkholderia sp. D15 genomic region:
- a CDS encoding ABC transporter substrate-binding protein: MKTPADRTTDLDLNLDAARLRADNLGHHALDEFAAGRITRRELLRYASVIGLSLVGGGVLNAPRARAQGNAAASNQTIRVAHLTPAGAVDPLTVTDAASLALLNQTGEFLIDDDGEKLVLKPALALSWKPNDKGDVWTFKLRPNVKFHDGQVFGAKDVVATFDRLADPASGSAALSVLKGVLSKGGAKVVDEHTVAFHLDAPNGNFPYYVSSDNYNAVILPANYAGGYEKTFIGTGPFKLEKYQPKVGASFVRNPDYWGDKALPQRVQFSFYADEQAQLLALQGHQADVMGTFTVQGGASILNNPDYKAVGVKSSAHRQIHMRNDSPLFKDKRVRQALALSLDRDVLVRGLFKGRAQLGNDSPFAPVFPSSDAGVAQRRIDVARAKQLLAQAGVPNGFDVTLTTEKYMEIPDLAVVVQNAAKAIGVRINLKVESQSLYYGAGTPGKSDWLDSPLGITDYGHRGVPNVFLNAPLTSNGTWNAAHFKNPQYDQLVAQFVAAVDLGSQKKIAGQIQTLLLDETPVIIPFFYDQLIAMRKGVNGVRFTALAQLYFDRAVLSA, encoded by the coding sequence ATGAAGACTCCCGCGGACCGAACCACCGATCTCGATCTCAACCTCGACGCAGCCCGCCTGCGCGCGGACAACCTCGGCCACCACGCGCTCGACGAATTTGCCGCCGGCCGCATCACGCGCCGCGAACTGCTGCGCTACGCGAGCGTGATCGGTTTGTCGCTGGTGGGCGGCGGCGTGCTGAACGCGCCGCGTGCGCGGGCTCAGGGCAACGCGGCGGCGTCGAACCAGACGATTCGCGTCGCGCATCTGACGCCGGCCGGCGCGGTCGATCCGCTCACCGTCACGGACGCCGCGAGTCTCGCGCTGCTGAATCAGACCGGCGAATTCCTGATCGACGACGACGGCGAAAAACTCGTGCTGAAGCCGGCGCTCGCGCTGTCGTGGAAGCCGAACGACAAGGGCGACGTGTGGACCTTCAAGCTGCGCCCGAACGTCAAGTTCCACGACGGCCAGGTATTCGGCGCGAAGGACGTGGTCGCCACCTTCGACCGTCTCGCCGATCCGGCGAGCGGCTCGGCGGCGCTATCGGTGCTGAAGGGCGTGCTGTCGAAAGGCGGCGCGAAAGTCGTCGACGAACACACGGTGGCTTTCCACCTCGACGCACCGAACGGCAACTTCCCGTACTACGTTTCCTCGGACAATTACAACGCCGTGATCCTGCCCGCGAACTACGCGGGCGGCTATGAAAAGACCTTCATCGGCACGGGTCCGTTCAAGCTCGAAAAGTATCAACCGAAGGTCGGCGCATCGTTCGTGCGCAATCCCGACTACTGGGGCGACAAAGCGTTACCGCAACGGGTACAGTTTTCCTTCTACGCTGACGAACAGGCGCAATTGCTCGCGCTGCAGGGTCATCAGGCAGACGTGATGGGCACCTTCACCGTGCAGGGCGGCGCCAGCATCCTGAACAATCCGGACTACAAGGCGGTCGGCGTGAAGTCGAGCGCGCACCGGCAGATTCACATGCGCAACGACAGCCCGCTGTTCAAGGACAAGCGCGTGCGCCAGGCGCTCGCGTTGTCGCTCGATCGCGACGTGCTGGTGCGCGGACTCTTCAAGGGCCGCGCGCAACTCGGCAACGACAGTCCGTTCGCGCCGGTGTTTCCTTCGTCCGACGCCGGCGTCGCGCAACGCCGGATCGATGTCGCCAGGGCAAAACAACTGCTCGCGCAGGCCGGCGTGCCGAACGGTTTCGACGTCACGCTGACCACCGAAAAGTACATGGAGATCCCCGACCTCGCGGTCGTCGTGCAGAACGCGGCGAAGGCGATCGGCGTGCGCATCAATCTGAAGGTGGAGAGCCAGTCGCTGTACTACGGCGCCGGCACGCCGGGTAAATCGGACTGGCTCGACTCGCCGCTCGGCATCACCGACTACGGTCATCGCGGCGTGCCGAACGTGTTCCTGAATGCACCGCTCACCAGCAACGGCACATGGAACGCCGCGCACTTCAAGAACCCGCAATACGATCAACTGGTCGCGCAGTTCGTCGCCGCGGTCGATCTCGGCTCGCAGAAAAAAATCGCCGGGCAGATCCAGACGCTGCTGCTCGACGAAACGCCCGTCATCATTCCGTTCTTCTACGATCAGCTGATCGCGATGCGCAAGGGCGTGAACGGCGTGCGCTTCACCGCGCTCGCGCAACTCTATTTCGACCGTGCGGTGCTGAGCGCCTGA
- a CDS encoding ABC transporter permease: protein MSTMAPPSVPSVSSGNAARVARFLATRVGLSLITLWLLSVIVFAGGQLLPGDIGRAVLGPLADARAVAALNHQLGADRPLMTQYVEWIAHFVRGDMGLSYAYREPVGPFIADALAHSAKLGLLAFIVVVPLGIAGGVWSAMHAGRWLDRTISIAGLSATVVPEFVSSIVLILVFGVWLRWLPIEASYPPDAGPLEQLRHLILPVLPLVLVFFGYIARMARAGTVEALDADYTRTAILKGLPRRVVIWRHVLRNALLPTITVAATQLGYMIGGLVVVETLFHYQGIGSLIYNAAKAKDFPMLEAGVLTIGVVYTVANLVADALHVLLNPRLRVRSAE, encoded by the coding sequence ATGTCGACCATGGCGCCCCCTTCCGTCCCGTCCGTCTCCAGCGGCAATGCCGCGCGCGTCGCGCGGTTTCTGGCGACGCGCGTAGGCCTCTCGCTGATCACGCTGTGGCTGTTGTCGGTGATCGTGTTCGCGGGTGGCCAGCTGTTGCCCGGCGACATCGGCCGCGCGGTGCTCGGGCCGCTCGCCGATGCGCGCGCGGTCGCCGCGCTCAATCATCAGCTCGGCGCGGACCGGCCGTTGATGACGCAATACGTCGAATGGATCGCGCATTTCGTGCGCGGCGACATGGGACTGTCGTATGCGTACCGCGAGCCGGTCGGACCGTTTATCGCCGACGCGCTCGCGCATTCGGCCAAACTCGGTCTGCTCGCGTTCATCGTGGTCGTGCCGCTCGGCATCGCGGGCGGCGTGTGGTCGGCCATGCATGCGGGGCGCTGGCTCGATCGCACGATCAGCATTGCCGGTTTGTCGGCCACCGTGGTGCCGGAGTTCGTATCGTCGATCGTGCTGATTCTGGTGTTCGGCGTGTGGCTGCGCTGGCTGCCGATCGAGGCCTCGTATCCGCCCGATGCGGGCCCGCTCGAACAGTTGCGCCATCTGATTCTGCCGGTGCTGCCGCTGGTGCTGGTGTTCTTCGGCTACATCGCACGGATGGCGCGGGCGGGCACCGTGGAAGCGCTCGATGCCGACTACACGCGCACCGCGATCCTCAAGGGGCTGCCGCGCCGCGTGGTGATCTGGCGGCACGTGCTGCGCAATGCGCTGCTGCCCACCATCACGGTGGCTGCGACGCAACTCGGCTACATGATCGGCGGTCTCGTGGTGGTCGAGACGCTGTTCCACTATCAGGGGATCGGTTCGTTGATCTACAACGCCGCGAAGGCCAAGGATTTCCCGATGCTCGAGGCCGGCGTGCTGACGATCGGCGTGGTGTACACGGTGGCGAATCTCGTCGCCGATGCGCTGCACGTGCTGCTCAATCCGCGTTTGCGGGTAAGGAGCGCCGAATGA
- a CDS encoding ABC transporter permease, giving the protein MSDVVPPSPGAPAPAPSAPPSPSPSPRPNAEPRFDQLRVLLRSPTFVVGVAIVAWWIVCALAGQWIVRIDPYASDPLNSLMPPDSTHWFGTDQLGRDVFSRVIVGARDILTIAPLATLLGTVAGTALGLIVGYFEGWVDNVVGRAIDAVLALPLVIVALLALAAVGASNFTVILVIGITFTPITARTVRAAVFAERHLDYVAAAQLRGERAPYIMFVEILPNVLPPIIVEATVRLGYAIFAVATLSFLGFGIQPPSADWGLALSESYTLMAGGAWWTVVFAAGAIASLVVGVNLIADSVQGVLDR; this is encoded by the coding sequence ATGAGCGACGTCGTGCCGCCCAGCCCAGGCGCGCCGGCGCCCGCGCCTTCCGCGCCGCCGTCGCCGTCGCCCTCGCCACGTCCGAACGCCGAGCCGCGCTTCGATCAGTTGCGCGTGCTGCTGCGCTCGCCGACCTTCGTCGTCGGTGTCGCGATCGTCGCGTGGTGGATCGTCTGCGCGCTCGCCGGACAGTGGATCGTGCGCATCGATCCGTACGCGTCCGACCCGCTCAACTCGCTGATGCCGCCCGATAGCACGCACTGGTTCGGCACCGATCAGCTCGGCCGCGATGTGTTCTCGCGCGTGATCGTCGGCGCGCGCGACATTCTTACCATTGCGCCGCTCGCCACGCTACTCGGCACCGTGGCGGGTACGGCGCTGGGGCTGATCGTCGGTTACTTCGAAGGCTGGGTCGACAACGTGGTGGGCCGCGCGATCGACGCCGTGCTCGCGTTGCCGCTCGTGATCGTCGCATTGCTCGCGCTCGCCGCGGTCGGCGCATCGAACTTCACGGTGATCCTCGTGATCGGCATCACCTTCACGCCGATCACCGCGCGCACCGTGCGCGCCGCCGTGTTCGCCGAACGTCATCTCGACTACGTGGCCGCCGCGCAACTGCGCGGCGAACGCGCGCCGTACATCATGTTCGTGGAAATCCTGCCGAACGTGCTGCCGCCGATCATCGTCGAGGCGACCGTGCGGCTCGGCTACGCGATCTTCGCGGTGGCCACGCTGTCGTTTCTCGGCTTCGGCATTCAACCGCCGTCGGCTGACTGGGGGCTCGCGCTGTCCGAGTCGTACACGCTGATGGCGGGCGGCGCGTGGTGGACCGTGGTGTTCGCGGCGGGCGCGATCGCGTCGCTGGTGGTCGGCGTGAACCTGATCGCCGACAGCGTACAAGGCGTACTCGACCGATGA
- a CDS encoding ABC transporter ATP-binding protein encodes MNGPPPSSFPAFDVSKSDRTDALTVVGLTVTYRMRGRDREVLQDVSFRVRRGEAYGLVGESGCGKSTVAMAALRYLPRNGKVKAGKIVIAGEDVQKLDADALRNLRANAISMVYQDPGRALNPSLTIARQVSEAFEAAGATRGEALQRTREMLQRVRIAAPDRVMESYPHQLSGGMQQRVVIAMALASNPALLILDEPTTGLDATVEAEVLDLVAQLREEFGTAVLFISHNLAVIGRMCERVGVLYAGKLVEEGATQDVFSRPRHPYTVGLLRCLPTEGRSKDSERLDTIAGSLPLPGSVTQGCIYAERCRLADDRCRREAPPPYRVNAAHGDQMSRCHYHERALELPRVGADGAVLERWEAMRGAGAGAGAGAGAGAGAGAGAGAGAGAGAGAGADNAEVTGATASAATGTRSDKDRPRPLVLRAANLSKTFHVSGAPLRAVDNVSIDLARGETLGLVGESGSGKTTLAKLMLGLLTPDAGSVLELDGAPLAARVTRRNDEQVKSLQIVFQNPDSALNRAHSVKRLIGRALSRLTALRGPAIDERLASLTADVRLPARYLGSRTRQLSGGLKQRVAIARAFAGEPRVVVCDEPTSALDVSVQAAILNLLADLQRERDVSYVFISHDLHVVRYLSDRIAVLYLGRLLEIGPARAVFDGPHHPYTEALLSSVPTLDAHGEALDDADAAGDARPRIRIRLSGDLPSAASPPSGCVFHTRCPRKLGAICEQQEPPFADADADADADADANVNGGGAAYPNAQASDIGAAAHRIRCHIPIDELRALQTAARGKPSSPPPGDRLNDAPDNAE; translated from the coding sequence ATGAACGGACCGCCGCCTTCCTCATTCCCCGCCTTCGACGTGTCGAAGAGCGATCGCACCGACGCGTTGACCGTCGTCGGTCTCACGGTCACGTACCGGATGCGCGGGCGCGACCGCGAAGTGCTGCAGGACGTGTCGTTCCGCGTGCGGCGCGGCGAAGCGTATGGACTCGTCGGCGAATCGGGCTGCGGCAAGTCGACCGTCGCGATGGCCGCGCTGCGTTATCTGCCGCGTAACGGCAAGGTGAAGGCCGGCAAGATCGTCATCGCCGGCGAGGACGTGCAGAAGCTCGACGCCGATGCGCTGCGCAATCTGCGAGCCAATGCGATCTCGATGGTCTATCAGGACCCGGGGCGCGCGTTGAATCCGTCGCTGACGATCGCGCGTCAGGTCTCCGAAGCGTTCGAAGCCGCCGGCGCGACACGCGGCGAAGCGTTGCAACGCACGCGCGAGATGCTGCAACGCGTGCGCATCGCGGCGCCGGATCGCGTGATGGAGAGCTATCCGCACCAACTGTCGGGCGGGATGCAGCAGCGCGTGGTGATCGCGATGGCGCTGGCATCGAACCCCGCGCTGCTGATTCTCGACGAACCGACCACCGGGCTCGATGCGACCGTCGAAGCCGAAGTGCTCGATCTCGTCGCACAGTTGCGCGAGGAATTCGGCACCGCCGTGCTGTTCATCAGCCACAACCTCGCGGTGATCGGGCGGATGTGCGAGCGCGTCGGCGTGCTGTACGCGGGCAAGCTGGTCGAGGAAGGCGCGACCCAGGATGTGTTCTCGCGGCCGCGTCATCCGTACACCGTGGGGCTGCTGCGCTGTCTGCCGACCGAGGGGCGCAGCAAGGACAGCGAGCGGCTCGATACGATCGCCGGCAGTCTGCCGTTGCCGGGCTCGGTCACGCAGGGCTGCATCTACGCGGAACGTTGCCGTCTCGCCGACGATCGTTGCCGCCGCGAAGCGCCGCCGCCGTATCGGGTGAATGCGGCGCATGGCGATCAGATGTCGCGGTGTCATTATCACGAGCGGGCGCTGGAGTTGCCGCGCGTGGGGGCGGATGGGGCGGTGCTGGAGCGGTGGGAGGCGATGCGTGGTGCTGGTGCTGGTGCTGGTGCTGGTGCTGGTGCTGGTGCTGGTGCTGGTGCTGGTGCTGGTGCTGGTGCTGGTGCTGGTGCTGGTGCTGGTGCTGATAATGCTGAGGTTACCGGTGCCACTGCCAGCGCCGCAACTGGAACTCGTAGCGACAAGGACCGCCCACGCCCGCTCGTCCTTCGCGCCGCCAATCTCTCGAAGACTTTCCACGTAAGCGGCGCGCCGCTGCGCGCGGTCGACAACGTGTCGATCGATCTCGCGCGCGGCGAAACGCTCGGCCTCGTCGGCGAATCGGGCAGCGGCAAGACGACGCTCGCCAAGCTGATGCTCGGCCTGCTCACGCCCGATGCCGGCAGCGTGCTCGAACTCGACGGCGCACCACTCGCCGCGCGCGTCACGCGACGCAACGACGAGCAGGTGAAGTCGTTGCAGATCGTGTTCCAGAACCCGGACTCGGCGCTCAATCGCGCGCATTCGGTCAAGCGTTTGATCGGCCGCGCGCTGTCGCGGCTCACCGCGCTGCGCGGCCCCGCGATCGACGAACGCCTCGCCTCCCTCACCGCCGACGTGCGTCTTCCGGCCCGCTACCTCGGCTCGCGCACGCGGCAACTGTCCGGCGGACTCAAGCAGCGCGTGGCGATCGCTCGCGCGTTTGCCGGCGAACCGCGCGTGGTGGTGTGCGACGAGCCGACCTCCGCGCTCGACGTCTCCGTGCAGGCCGCGATTCTCAATCTGCTCGCCGACCTGCAACGCGAACGCGACGTGAGCTACGTTTTCATCTCGCACGATCTGCACGTGGTGCGTTATCTGTCGGATCGCATCGCGGTGTTGTACCTCGGACGATTACTGGAGATCGGGCCGGCCAGGGCGGTGTTCGACGGTCCGCACCATCCTTATACCGAGGCGCTGCTGTCGTCGGTGCCGACGCTCGATGCGCACGGCGAGGCCCTGGACGATGCCGATGCCGCAGGCGACGCACGCCCCCGTATCCGCATCCGCCTGTCTGGTGATCTGCCAAGCGCGGCCTCGCCGCCGTCCGGCTGCGTGTTTCATACGCGCTGCCCGCGCAAGCTCGGCGCGATCTGCGAGCAGCAGGAGCCGCCGTTCGCCGATGCCGATGCCGATGCCGATGCCGATGCCGATGCGAATGTGAATGGCGGCGGCGCCGCTTATCCGAACGCCCAGGCCAGCGACATCGGCGCCGCCGCGCATCGAATCCGCTGCCATATCCCCATCGACGAATTGCGCGCGCTGCAAACCGCCGCACGCGGCAAACCATCCTCCCCGCCTCCCGGCGACCGCTTGAACGACGCACCGGATAACGCCGAATAA
- a CDS encoding aldo/keto reductase: MTSDIASVSLPDGERIPKLGQGTWEMGEAPARRAAEIAALRCGIELGMTLIDTAEMYGDGATEQLLGEALAGLRDQVFLVSKVYPHNAGRRGVIAACEQSLKRLKTDRLDLYLLHWRGSVPLEETVEGFEALRRAGKIRHWGVSNFDTEDMEELFAVPGGDACATNQILYNVARRGPEFDLLPWLAARKLPAMAYSPVDHARLPRHSPLDEIAQARGLSVFQVALAWVLREPGVFAIPKTGRVERVKENHRASQLRLDDGELAALDAYFKPPRSKRPLEML; encoded by the coding sequence ATGACGAGCGACATCGCAAGCGTGAGCCTGCCGGACGGCGAACGCATTCCGAAACTGGGGCAGGGCACGTGGGAGATGGGCGAAGCGCCCGCGCGGCGCGCCGCCGAAATCGCCGCGCTGCGCTGCGGGATCGAACTCGGCATGACGCTGATCGATACGGCGGAAATGTACGGCGACGGCGCGACCGAACAACTGCTCGGCGAAGCGCTCGCCGGTTTGCGCGATCAGGTGTTTCTGGTCAGCAAGGTGTATCCGCACAACGCGGGACGGCGCGGGGTGATCGCGGCCTGCGAGCAGAGCCTGAAGCGCCTGAAGACCGATCGGCTCGATCTGTACCTGCTGCACTGGCGCGGCTCGGTGCCGCTCGAGGAAACCGTCGAGGGCTTCGAGGCGTTGCGCCGCGCGGGCAAGATCCGTCACTGGGGCGTCAGCAATTTCGACACCGAGGACATGGAAGAACTCTTCGCGGTACCGGGCGGCGATGCCTGCGCGACCAATCAGATTCTCTACAACGTGGCGCGCCGCGGACCGGAATTCGATCTGCTGCCATGGCTCGCGGCGCGCAAGCTGCCGGCGATGGCGTACAGCCCCGTCGATCATGCGCGTCTGCCCAGGCACTCGCCGCTCGACGAGATCGCCCAGGCGCGCGGCCTTTCCGTGTTTCAGGTGGCGCTCGCGTGGGTATTGCGCGAGCCGGGCGTGTTCGCGATTCCGAAGACGGGGCGCGTCGAGCGCGTGAAGGAAAATCATCGCGCGTCGCAATTGCGGCTCGACGACGGCGAACTCGCGGCGCTCGACGCTTATTTCAAACCGCCGCGCAGCAAGCGTCCGCTTGAGATGCTGTGA
- a CDS encoding GntR family transcriptional regulator — MTSASEDRWRDLRPDPENDTPLYLQLARKLGAAIHENRWNAGEALPSERVLSEALGVSRITSRKAIALLVEQGLIRRTQGAGSFITPRYEDPLSRLSSFSEMLRRRGFTPSSKWLSRDILPANRDEVIQLGLSPAAAVTRLRRLRLADGIVMAVENSTFPAAVIPDPQAIGDSLYTYLEQRGLTIVRALQHFRAVNASDEIAQQMSIAPNDALLLITRVGYTADQRAIELTDTYCRNDYYDFVAELRK, encoded by the coding sequence ATGACTTCTGCCTCGGAAGACCGCTGGCGCGACCTGCGTCCGGACCCGGAAAACGATACGCCGCTGTATCTGCAACTTGCCCGCAAGCTCGGCGCCGCGATTCACGAGAATCGCTGGAACGCGGGCGAGGCGTTGCCTTCCGAGCGCGTGTTGTCCGAGGCGCTCGGCGTATCGCGGATCACGTCGCGCAAGGCAATCGCGTTGCTGGTCGAGCAGGGGTTGATCCGGCGCACGCAAGGCGCGGGCAGCTTCATCACGCCGCGCTACGAAGACCCGCTGTCGCGTCTGTCGAGCTTCAGCGAAATGCTGCGGCGGCGCGGCTTCACGCCGAGTTCGAAGTGGCTGTCGCGCGATATCCTGCCGGCCAATCGCGATGAGGTGATCCAATTGGGGTTGTCGCCGGCGGCGGCGGTCACGCGTCTGCGGCGTCTACGGCTCGCCGACGGCATCGTGATGGCGGTCGAGAATTCCACCTTCCCCGCCGCGGTCATTCCCGATCCGCAGGCGATCGGCGATTCGCTGTACACGTACCTCGAACAGCGCGGCTTGACGATCGTGCGCGCGTTGCAGCATTTCCGCGCGGTAAACGCCAGCGATGAAATCGCGCAGCAGATGAGCATCGCACCGAACGACGCGCTGCTGTTGATCACCCGCGTGGGCTACACCGCCGATCAACGGGCGATCGAATTGACGGACACGTATTGCCGCAACGACTACTACGACTTCGTTGCGGAGTTGCGGAAGTAG
- a CDS encoding CoA transferase has protein sequence MTSELALKHIWTLAGCDPTALHNVSLSGDDPGLPSVFRVGSLASATIAATGLAAAEYHRLRGGHRQQVTVEMRRALASFRSERYLRIDDGPPPALRDPVMGFYETRDGGWIQLHTNFPHHLQGVLTVLDCENSPEAVAAAIRRWDGATLDQTLADAGLCAALIRTPGEWAALDQAKAIAGLPLFEIERIGDAPSEPPRPSHATEHGAPRALDGVRVLDLSRIIAGPVAGRALAHHGADVLMINGPHLPNIPPLVIDNGRGKRSALVDLRDEAGRATLRDLAAHADVFLQAYRPGALAARGFGPEELARLRPGIVYVSVSAYGHEGPWAQRRGFDSLVQSASGIAWSERQAAGWKAPKHLPCQALDHATGYLAAFGAMVALARRATEGGSWHVRLSLAQTGRWLQSLGQIPDGWQAPDVTLDEVRDCLASVDSDFGRVSGVLPAEQLDGTPASYALPPARLGAHAAEWW, from the coding sequence ATGACATCCGAACTCGCGCTCAAACATATCTGGACCCTGGCGGGCTGCGACCCGACCGCACTGCACAACGTGTCGCTCAGCGGCGACGATCCCGGTTTGCCGTCCGTGTTCCGGGTCGGCAGCCTGGCGTCGGCGACCATCGCGGCGACCGGGCTCGCGGCGGCGGAATATCACCGGCTGCGCGGCGGTCATCGGCAGCAGGTGACGGTCGAGATGCGGCGCGCGCTGGCCTCGTTTCGCAGCGAGCGGTATCTGCGGATCGACGACGGTCCGCCGCCCGCGCTGCGCGATCCGGTGATGGGCTTCTACGAAACGCGCGACGGCGGCTGGATCCAGTTGCACACGAATTTTCCGCATCATCTGCAAGGCGTGCTGACGGTGCTGGATTGTGAAAACAGTCCCGAGGCGGTGGCCGCGGCGATCCGTCGATGGGACGGCGCGACGCTCGATCAGACGCTCGCCGACGCCGGGTTGTGCGCGGCGCTGATTCGCACGCCCGGCGAATGGGCCGCGCTCGACCAGGCGAAGGCGATCGCGGGCTTGCCGCTGTTCGAGATCGAGCGCATCGGCGACGCGCCATCCGAACCGCCCAGGCCGTCGCACGCGACGGAACACGGCGCGCCGCGCGCGCTGGACGGCGTGCGGGTGCTGGACCTGTCGCGCATCATCGCGGGACCGGTGGCCGGACGCGCGCTCGCGCACCACGGCGCCGACGTGCTGATGATCAACGGTCCGCATCTGCCGAACATCCCGCCGCTGGTGATCGACAACGGCCGCGGCAAGCGCTCGGCGCTGGTCGATCTGCGCGACGAAGCGGGGCGCGCCACGTTGCGCGATCTTGCCGCGCATGCCGACGTGTTCCTGCAGGCTTATCGTCCCGGTGCGCTGGCGGCGCGCGGCTTCGGTCCCGAGGAACTGGCGCGGCTGCGTCCCGGCATTGTGTACGTATCCGTTTCCGCGTATGGACATGAAGGGCCGTGGGCGCAGCGGCGCGGCTTCGACAGCCTGGTGCAGTCGGCGAGCGGCATCGCGTGGAGCGAGCGGCAGGCGGCGGGATGGAAGGCGCCGAAGCATCTGCCGTGTCAGGCGCTGGACCACGCGACCGGCTATCTCGCCGCGTTCGGGGCGATGGTCGCGCTGGCGCGCCGCGCGACCGAAGGCGGCAGCTGGCATGTGCGGCTGTCGCTTGCGCAAACCGGACGATGGTTGCAGTCGCTCGGCCAGATTCCCGATGGCTGGCAAGCGCCCGACGTCACGCTCGACGAGGTTCGGGATTGCCTCGCGAGCGTGGATTCCGATTTCGGCCGGGTGTCAGGCGTATTGCCCGCTGAGCAACTGGATGGGACGCCGGCGTCTTACGCGTTGCCGCCGGCAAGGCTGGGCGCGCATGCGGCCGAGTGGTGGTGA